One part of the Pandoraea faecigallinarum genome encodes these proteins:
- a CDS encoding metallophosphoesterase family protein has protein sequence MDYVQFSFHKNAPRVARDGETLSGRKTDSALELASAALQDIHDTQLPAFTAQLREGLESGPDLESLRGCYETMRTLEQDLKDVDTKRTAHTYRLHTKGGDNEEVSEFRKVFVSLSNAATSLDRVRQELKEKKKQIDELAPGWATKMLKHLGTFLGVVVGACLFVSAFQLAIPVAAALALGGAAATLAVVAGAALKCAAAARMSDYDKYQADCAVQLRARADQIDSLRAMVIRAQRDMMIANIRDQLSPEAAEYHAQLLTLREVDQEGNEVPVAPGATTDLGPKVVMIGDGDGSDDRVLLAGIQSGHVWLNETGQAILARRLQAEADFMKNGNGNYREYQKNETLRKSLGELYDCMKFQDGIDTLIFAGDVCHDRLSTNKNVSRTIREDLSSRGVVFLFGNHDDWRSMLDPNGRLCDSATFGTYAKDDATRETWQRHEAAVFANICYIPGVELIGTHQGMRAGPDGTIQTAWGFVTFTGNPTDLVEAIRNKRFLPIPTDACKLQLHHKIQLLLMLSQQGSATVSLRREQILSTLPSCTRTLKRWDDEQKDAMATWLATEEREGRLKPNVWQELLDLHHSGMDQADYQTDFRPTIDENRALAEAYATAGHPVTFFKGHDDSQASGKYLLSLNARVTKKTETKTETETETNIQPTAFAIRWPATGEPVAQPIAKPLDNPWRALPRLHPAKIDKNEAKPDAHPAPGVPGIPQHIDIPSN, from the coding sequence ATGGACTACGTTCAATTCTCATTTCATAAGAATGCCCCTCGCGTGGCCCGCGACGGCGAAACGCTGAGCGGGCGAAAGACTGATTCCGCACTTGAATTGGCCAGCGCGGCGCTGCAAGATATTCACGACACACAGCTGCCGGCGTTTACGGCGCAATTAAGGGAGGGCTTGGAGAGCGGTCCAGACCTCGAGAGCCTGCGGGGCTGCTATGAGACGATGCGGACGCTGGAACAGGACCTCAAAGACGTGGACACTAAGCGCACCGCTCACACCTATCGTCTTCACACGAAGGGGGGAGACAATGAAGAAGTGTCTGAATTCAGAAAGGTGTTTGTATCGCTTTCTAACGCGGCAACCTCTTTAGACCGGGTCAGGCAGGAACTAAAGGAGAAAAAGAAGCAAATAGATGAGCTGGCGCCGGGCTGGGCGACCAAGATGCTCAAGCACCTGGGCACATTCCTGGGGGTCGTCGTCGGCGCGTGTCTTTTCGTGAGTGCATTTCAGTTGGCCATCCCGGTCGCAGCGGCGCTGGCGCTCGGCGGCGCCGCTGCGACGCTCGCCGTCGTCGCGGGCGCCGCGCTAAAGTGCGCAGCGGCGGCTCGAATGAGTGACTACGACAAATATCAGGCGGATTGCGCCGTCCAGCTACGCGCGCGCGCGGACCAGATTGATAGTCTCAGAGCGATGGTGATTCGCGCGCAACGGGACATGATGATTGCCAACATTCGGGACCAACTCTCGCCTGAGGCTGCCGAATATCATGCCCAACTGCTGACGCTACGTGAAGTTGACCAGGAGGGCAATGAGGTGCCTGTTGCACCCGGTGCGACGACTGACCTCGGCCCAAAGGTGGTGATGATCGGCGATGGCGATGGCAGTGACGATCGCGTGCTGCTGGCCGGGATTCAGAGCGGTCACGTCTGGCTCAACGAAACGGGGCAAGCCATTTTGGCCAGGCGTCTGCAGGCGGAGGCGGATTTCATGAAAAATGGCAATGGGAATTATAGGGAATATCAGAAAAATGAAACACTTCGTAAATCATTAGGCGAACTATACGACTGCATGAAATTCCAGGACGGCATCGATACCCTGATATTTGCCGGTGATGTATGTCACGACAGACTTTCGACGAACAAGAATGTCAGTCGTACCATCCGGGAGGACCTGTCCTCGCGTGGGGTCGTCTTTCTGTTCGGCAATCATGATGATTGGCGATCGATGCTGGACCCAAACGGCCGACTGTGCGACAGCGCTACATTTGGCACTTATGCCAAGGATGACGCAACGCGTGAGACATGGCAGCGGCACGAGGCCGCCGTCTTTGCCAACATTTGCTACATTCCAGGGGTCGAACTGATAGGCACCCACCAGGGGATGCGTGCGGGACCGGACGGGACCATCCAGACCGCATGGGGATTTGTCACATTCACAGGAAACCCCACGGATCTCGTCGAGGCCATTCGAAACAAGCGATTTTTGCCCATACCGACCGATGCGTGCAAGCTGCAACTCCACCACAAAATACAGCTGCTGCTGATGCTAAGCCAACAGGGCAGTGCCACGGTTAGTCTTCGTCGGGAGCAGATCCTGAGCACGCTGCCGAGCTGCACGCGCACGCTCAAGCGGTGGGACGATGAGCAAAAGGACGCCATGGCAACGTGGCTGGCAACCGAAGAGCGCGAGGGCCGCCTAAAGCCCAATGTCTGGCAAGAGCTTTTGGATCTCCATCATTCCGGTATGGATCAGGCTGATTACCAAACCGACTTCCGGCCCACCATTGACGAGAATCGGGCACTGGCCGAGGCCTATGCGACGGCCGGCCATCCGGTCACCTTCTTCAAAGGTCATGATGATAGCCAGGCAAGTGGCAAATATCTGCTGTCCCTCAATGCGCGTGTGACGAAAAAGACAGAGACAAAGACAGAGACAGAGACAGAGACAAATATACAGCCAACTGCGTTCGCAATACGCTGGCCCGCGACGGGCGAACCCGTTGCCCAACCCATTGCCAAACCCTTAGACAACCCTTGGCGGGCATTGCCGCGCTTGCACCCCGCGAAGATCGACAAGAACGAGGCCAAGCCGGACGCCCACCCGGCGCCAGGTGTGCCCGGAATACCGCAGCACATAGACATACCGTCAAACTAA
- a CDS encoding IS5 family transposase codes for MIKISLFAEQERESKLDQIGDALSKLSEHVDFVALAAQIDEAAPRPGRERGGRPPFPTELMVRVLVVQQLYNLSDEQMEFQLLDRLSFQRFVGLRQSSQAPDRTTIWTFKERLIKAGASEKIFEAVNRQLERHGYLARGGQMIDASIVPVPRQTLNKDEKEVVGQDAMPAGWAPSKRRHKDVQARWTKKHGKSYFGYKLSGSVDRRYKLMRRIHVSPASEHDTLHFEQVLDASNTSRDVWADKGYVDGEREQRLGKQGWRVHIQCKAQAGKPLSERQVQRNRRIASTRARVEHVFASLAQMGGKALRSIGLARATLHLHWKAATYNLRRLCSLKHTGPRPF; via the coding sequence ATGATCAAGATCAGTCTGTTTGCAGAGCAGGAACGAGAGAGCAAGCTGGACCAGATAGGGGATGCGCTGAGCAAGCTAAGCGAACACGTGGACTTTGTGGCACTCGCCGCGCAGATCGACGAGGCGGCGCCGAGGCCGGGCCGCGAGCGCGGTGGCCGTCCGCCATTTCCCACCGAGCTGATGGTGCGAGTGCTGGTCGTTCAGCAACTCTACAACCTCAGCGACGAGCAGATGGAATTCCAGCTGCTCGACCGGCTGAGCTTTCAGCGCTTCGTGGGGCTGCGCCAGAGTTCGCAGGCGCCCGATCGTACGACGATCTGGACGTTCAAGGAAAGGCTGATCAAGGCAGGCGCCAGCGAAAAGATCTTTGAAGCGGTGAACCGCCAACTCGAGCGTCACGGCTACCTCGCGCGAGGCGGGCAGATGATCGATGCGAGCATCGTGCCGGTGCCAAGGCAGACGTTGAACAAGGACGAAAAGGAAGTCGTCGGGCAGGATGCCATGCCCGCGGGGTGGGCGCCGTCGAAGCGGCGCCACAAGGACGTGCAGGCGCGCTGGACGAAGAAGCACGGCAAGAGCTATTTCGGGTACAAGCTCTCAGGCAGCGTGGACCGGCGCTACAAGCTGATGCGCCGCATCCACGTGAGCCCGGCCAGCGAGCACGACACCTTGCACTTCGAGCAGGTGCTCGACGCCAGCAACACCAGCCGCGACGTCTGGGCCGACAAGGGTTACGTCGACGGCGAGCGCGAACAGCGCCTGGGCAAGCAGGGATGGCGTGTGCACATTCAGTGCAAAGCCCAGGCGGGCAAGCCGCTGTCCGAACGCCAGGTGCAGCGTAACCGGCGCATTGCCAGCACCCGTGCCCGCGTGGAGCATGTGTTCGCTAGTCTGGCGCAGATGGGCGGCAAGGCCCTGCGTAGCATCGGCCTGGCGCGCGCGACGCTGCATCTGCACTGGAAAGCTGCCACGTACAACCTGCGGCGCCTGTGCTCGCTCAAGCACACGGGCCCGCGTCCATTCTGA